TGGCGACTATGCCCGCCAAGGCTTTTTTGCGCCAGCAAGGCATATCAAATACCCTCTGGAAACGCATCAAGCACTCCGGCACCTTCAAGGTCAACGGGGAAATCGTCAACGCCGCCCGCACCATGCTGAAAGATGGTGACACCGTGAGCTATCAGGTGGAAAAGCCCACAGATATTGAGCCGGAAGCCCTCCCCCTCGACATACGCTATGAAGATGAATATCTGCTGATTGTAAACAAGCCCCCCGGTCAGCTGGTACACCCCACCACCAAAGAAGCACATGGCACTTTGGCAGGTGCTGTCCTCTACCATTATAAAGGCAACGGCGAGGCTCACAGCTACCACCCCATCCACCGTCTGGACAGGGACACCTCAGGGCTGGTGCTCATAGCCAAGGAGCCTCAGGTCCAGTACCTGCTGGCCGCCAGGGACGGCACGAAACTCTTCCACAGGGAATATCTGGCCATAGTGGAAGGCAGACCGAAGCCGCCAGAAGGCCTTATCGACGCCCCCATCGCCCGGGCCCTGCCCAGCATCATCCTGCGAAAAGTCTCCCCGGAGGGCAAGGAGGCCCGCACCCACTATAAAACTCTCTCCTGCTTTGCAAGAGAGGGACATGAACTGAGCCTGGTGGAACTCAGGCTGGAAACAGGCCGCACCCACCAGATCAGGGTACACATGAGTCATCTCGGCCATCCCCTGGCAGGCGACGACCTCTACGGCGGCAGCCTGGATTTAATGCAGCGACAGGCCCTCCACGCTTACAGATTGCATTTCCCTCACCCTGTTACCAAAGAGTCAATAGATATCAAGGCAGAACTGCCCGCAGATATGCAGCAGCTGCTGCCATGAATTTGTTGCAAAACTGGCTATCCTTGACTAACCTAAAAATCCCGCCCGAGACATTAAATCTCCGGGCGGGATTTTTGTTTTGCATGGAAAGTGCTTTTACAGCTTATCCTTCTCAGAACACAAGCGGGTCCATCCTGAACTCTGCAGAATGGGCCAAATGATCATCAAAGCTCATCATATCCTCCCCATTGCCAAAGGATACGAAGTCCTCTCCACCAAACACATTTGGTGAGGTGAACCCCTCCATATCCATGTCTCCGTCGAAGATATCCACACCGCCCATGGAATTTGGCATGGTAGATGAGGCCAACTTGGTGCCGTGATAAGTGTCTGTGCCACCGAAAATATTATGCTTTGAATGGGACACCAGTTTTCCATCCTCAAATACATCTGTCCCACCTTCTTCATTTGGTACTGCCAAGGTCAATCCATGCGAGTCAACCACTCCGTCTTCACCAGCATGGCCTACCACCAGACCATCATGCATGATATTGGTGCCGCCAATACCATCTGACATGGACGTATATGTACCTGCCCCATAGCTTGCATCAAAGCCTTCAAGGGACTGTTGATGTTCTCTATCACTTTCTCCACATCTTTGACATTCCCATTGAACTCTTCGATAGCCGCCATTTCCCTGCTGAGATTCCTCAGCTCATCGCTCATGTTTTGTAAATTCCAACAAATAAGACCATTTACCATTGGCAAACCACACCTACCGGCGTTATAATATACTCAAGGGAGGAGGGATATCTTATGCTTACCATAAAAAAAATCAGTGAACTCATAAAGCCTATATGCGACAAGTACCCCATACACCGTGCCTACCTCTTCGGTTCCTATGCTCGTGGAGAAGAAAAAGATACTTCCGACGTGGACATACGCATAGAATCCGATATCAAGAACCTCCTGGTCATGGGCGGCTTCTACGCTGATATAAAGGAAGCTCTCGGCAGTGAGCTAGATATCCTTAGCCGCTTGCCAGATTCAGAAAAATTCAAGTCTAATCTTCGTAGAGACGAGGTTTTAATCTATGAACGATAGAGACATCCAACTCATTGAGCACATGATCCGCTATTGCAAAGAAATAACAGGAACAGTCAGCTTCTTTGGTAATGATAAAGCCGCCTTCTTAGAAAACTATATTTATTTCAATTCCTGCTCCACTCCCATCCTGCAAATAGGAGAACTTGCCAAACGGGTTTCTGATGACCTGATTAAAAGTCACCCAGAAATTCCTTGGCGACAAATCAAAGGTGCCAGGGATTACTTCGTTCACGACTACCTGTCAATAGACAAGGAAATGGCCTGGGACATGATAGAGAAGGATATTCCACCCCTATACGAAAAACTTTGCAACATATTGAAAACCAAGTAACCGATTTTTCACAACGGGAGGAGCTATGGAACATCTCAAAGAGTACGAGAACAGAAAATACGAGATGGACGAAGTCTATCACAACTACACTGAGGAAGAATGGGAAGGTCTGGACGCGGAGGAACAGGCGCAGGAAAAACTGAAGGAATCCATCAAAGTAAGCCTTTATGATGACCTCATCATACCTGTGAAAGACATCTTCGCCGATTTGGCAAGATAATCTTACTTCACGGCTGCCTGCGACAGGCACTGCCAGCCCACGCCCCTGAATCCTATGAGCTTCGGCAGTACCAGCAGGAAGCTGAAGAGTTCATCACCAGAGTGGCGGTGCCTGTGGATATTTCCTAAATTGTCAGTTGGTATCAATTACCTCATATTTCACGAAATGATCTTTTTCCGACAGAGGCAGCCGAACCTCCAGCTTCGTACCTGTCTCTTCGTAGGCCGTTTCCACCACCGCATTCAGCTTGTGCAATCTGGTTACTACCGCCCCCTCGTCATAGGGGATAAGAAGGGTCATGCGCACCTGGCTCTCCCTGAAAAATCCTTCCATGCGCCGCTGCAGGGCCTCCAGATTCTCACCTGTCCTGGCGGAGATGAACACACCGCCCCAGCCATGCAGCAGGCGTTCCCTTGCATGGGGATTATCCAGCTGGTCAGCCTTGTTGAAGACATAGAGCATGGGCTTTTCCGCTGCCTCCAGTTCTTTCAGCACAGACACTACCGCTTCAATCTGGGCTTCCACATTCTCATTGCTGCAGTCCACCACATGGAGCAGCAAGTCTGCCTCCTGCACCTCCTCCAGAGTTGCCCGGAAAGCCTTGACCAGGGTATGGGGCAGTTTCTGGATGAAGCCTACCGTATCCGTCAGCAGGATTTCCTGCTTTTCCGGCAGCTGCAGATAACGGGTGGTGGTATCAAGAGTAGCAAAGAGCTTGTCTTCGGCGAAGACATCAGACCCCGTAAGTTTGTTGAGCAGGGTGGATTTGCCCGCATTGGTATAACCTACCAATGCCACCAAAGGGAGCTGCGACTCCTTGCGGCGCTTGCGGTGCAGGCTGCGGCTTTTCTTCATGCTCTCGATCTGTGCTTCGATATCATGAATCTTGCTGTAAATGCGCCGCCTGTCCACTTCCAGCTTGGTCTCGCCGGGGCCGCGGGTGCCGATGCCGCCCCCCAGCCTGGAGAGGGCCAGCCCCTGGCCAGTGAGCCTTGGCAGATTATAGCGCAGCTGGGCAAGCTCCACCTGCATCTTGCCTTCTTTTGACCTGGCCCGCTTGGCAAAGATATCCAGAATCAGGGTCGTGCGGTCAATGACCTTCACCCCCAGCACACGTTCCAGATTATGCTGCTGGGAAGGGGTCAATTCATCATCAAGAATCAAAAGGTCTGCCTCCAGATTCTGAATCTCCATGGAAAGCTCATTGACCTTACCCTTGCCTAAGAAAAAGGCCGCATCCGGCTTTTCCTTGCGCTGGGTGAAGACCCCTACCACCTTGGCACCGGCCGTATCTGCCAGCCTTTTGAGCTCCTCCA
This genomic interval from Selenomonas sp. AB3002 contains the following:
- a CDS encoding HepT-like ribonuclease domain-containing protein, with the protein product MNDRDIQLIEHMIRYCKEITGTVSFFGNDKAAFLENYIYFNSCSTPILQIGELAKRVSDDLIKSHPEIPWRQIKGARDYFVHDYLSIDKEMAWDMIEKDIPPLYEKLCNILKTK
- a CDS encoding RluA family pseudouridine synthase, producing MTTFQVALSEALATMPAKAFLRQQGISNTLWKRIKHSGTFKVNGEIVNAARTMLKDGDTVSYQVEKPTDIEPEALPLDIRYEDEYLLIVNKPPGQLVHPTTKEAHGTLAGAVLYHYKGNGEAHSYHPIHRLDRDTSGLVLIAKEPQVQYLLAARDGTKLFHREYLAIVEGRPKPPEGLIDAPIARALPSIILRKVSPEGKEARTHYKTLSCFAREGHELSLVELRLETGRTHQIRVHMSHLGHPLAGDDLYGGSLDLMQRQALHAYRLHFPHPVTKESIDIKAELPADMQQLLP
- a CDS encoding nucleotidyltransferase domain-containing protein, with amino-acid sequence MLTIKKISELIKPICDKYPIHRAYLFGSYARGEEKDTSDVDIRIESDIKNLLVMGGFYADIKEALGSELDILSRLPDSEKFKSNLRRDEVLIYER
- the hflX gene encoding GTPase HflX; this translates as MQVNGDLANIKTYVLEKLKALYELKVPLGQISTRELNEEMLSITEDTDREVAVYLNRQGKVVQVSLGDTATVDLPEFKQKTRSDLRLSGIRCIHTHPGGDVRLSAPDLSSLRRLRFDCMAAIGRREDKIFGCLGFFSGEMSEDGTQLLTQYGPVEDKVLSQINLNYLVTVVNKKLASQSTKKTEDEVERAILAGVECPGSSWPIEESMEELKRLADTAGAKVVGVFTQRKEKPDAAFFLGKGKVNELSMEIQNLEADLLILDDELTPSQQHNLERVLGVKVIDRTTLILDIFAKRARSKEGKMQVELAQLRYNLPRLTGQGLALSRLGGGIGTRGPGETKLEVDRRRIYSKIHDIEAQIESMKKSRSLHRKRRKESQLPLVALVGYTNAGKSTLLNKLTGSDVFAEDKLFATLDTTTRYLQLPEKQEILLTDTVGFIQKLPHTLVKAFRATLEEVQEADLLLHVVDCSNENVEAQIEAVVSVLKELEAAEKPMLYVFNKADQLDNPHARERLLHGWGGVFISARTGENLEALQRRMEGFFRESQVRMTLLIPYDEGAVVTRLHKLNAVVETAYEETGTKLEVRLPLSEKDHFVKYEVIDTN